The window TAAATAGTCCAAGGACATCAGCTCACCATAGTAGGCCATCCCATTGCCGACGCGCACCCAGGTAATCTGGACAACATCATTTTCCCGGGACAAGATTTCAACAACGCGAGAGTGTATGATTTTGAGGAGGTCAACAAATGGGAAAACAACAAGCGTAAGTGGAACCAACACTTGCCATGCAGTTGGTTGATACTGACAATTCTAGTCGACCGGACTAAGGCATCGAGAATGGGGTGGGCTGACGTTGCTATCAGCTTGTCTGGGCCGATTGTGGACAGCTTGGCCACGCATTTCTGTGAACGATGGTTCGTTGCAACCTTCGGCGTGTTGCCCGGTGTACTAACCCAAAGCTAGGAACTACATCTTTGACAAGAAATACTCCGGTCGTACTAACTTGAAGGTCCACCGTCTCACGGCCCCTGGAGTTCAAAAACACTCCGATTATGGCGCCCATGCCTTGATGGATCAAGGAGAGGAGCTCCTGGGCGGCGTTCAGTCCAAGATCACCTCCAAGCTGGGCAAattctggggaggaggtggagaagaggcCGGTGTTTCTCAGGTCCAGGCgccgcctcatcctcctgTCTGCAATGCCAATGAGCACGGCATCGCCAACATCCAGTTGGCGAGAAGTGTCTCGAAGTGGTCGCTTGGTGTGAGAACCGAGCATTCTATCGCCAACGCCTACATTGACGCCATCACGAACGCTAAGCACTTTGTGTACATTGAGAATCAGGTACGGGTCTTGTTTATTGTTCAGGGCTATATCGGGCGCTAACCTTTCGGCAGTTCTTCATCACAGCCACCTCCAACAAGCAGAGACCGGTTCGCAACAAGATCGGCAAAGCCATCGTCGATCGTGTCTTGCGTGCTCACATAAACAATGAAGACTTCCAGATCATTATCATGATGCCTGCGGTTCCTGCCTTTGCTGGCGATCTCAAGTCTGAAGGTGCCCTTGGCACCCGCGCGATTATGGAGTTCCAGTACAACAGCATCAAccgcggcggcagcagtATCATCGAGACACTCAGGAGGGAAGGCGTCCATGACCCTTACAGGTACATCAACTGGTACAATCTCCGCAACTATGACCGCATCAACAGAAGTCAGATCATGACCCGTGCCGAACGTGAGAGCGGGGTCAGCTACGAAGCTGCCCATCGCGATTTTGAGGACCGGTACAACTCCTCAAACTCTGGCGGGAACAATAGCTACTACCGTCGCTACCAAGCGACCGCGACTTCCCTGACCGACCAGAGCTGGGACACCGTCTCGCCCTGCTACATGGAGAGCGGCCTGTCCATCCTCGGCGTTCCATGGACTGGTAGCCCCGAGGATGAGCTCGACGCCTTTGTCTCTGAGCAGCTTTACATCCACACCAAGGTCCTCATCGCTGACGACCAGCTGGTCGTCTGCGGTTCTGCCAACCTCAACGACCGCTCTCAGCTCGGCGACCACGACTCCGAAATTGCCGTCATCATCGAGGACCCGACGCCGATCAGAACTTATATGAATGGCCGCCCGTACACGGCTTCCCAGTTtgccacctccctccgccgcTTCCTCTACCGCAAGCACCTCGGTCTCGTTCCCCACCAACATCCCGACCGTCCTGACATCAACTGGACGCCCGTCACCCACGACGCGGTCAATCATTACGACTGGGACTCCCCTTCGGACCGCCTCGTCGCCGACCCTCTTTCGCCCGACTTCATCAACTTGTGGCGTGGCACCGCCCGCCGCAACACCGAAATCTTCAGCAGGGCCTTCCACCCTGTCCCCAACGACAAGGTCAGGACTTGGGAGGATTACGAcaacttcttctccaagCACTTTGTCATCCCCGGTGAGCCGGCCGAGCAGGCAGAGGAAGGGTACAAGAACGGCAAGGTCGACTACGGGCACGTTGTCAGGGAGAACTTTcccggtggtgtgggtgagCTAAAGATGTGGCTCAGCGGCATCAGGGGCAACCTTGTGGAGATGCCGCTCAACTTCTTGATTGACGTCCCTGACATCGCGGAGGATGGGCTGGCGCTGAACAGCTTGACGGATGAGCTTTATACCTGATGATACCTGAGGTGGCTTGGATAGAATGGTCTGATTTGGTGTTGGCTAGCTGGTCAGTTGTCGTGAAGCAATACATGTTCTTTCTCGTTCTCTACCCTCCTCGTTCTTGTGGCATCAGTCTTGTGGCTATGCCTTCAGTAAAATGTCGCCAACACGGAAGCATAGTCTCCCCGCCGTGGAAAAATGATTCGccttcaacatcaagaaAGGTGTCGAGTCCAATTCGTACTGAACAGACCAACCAAGACTGTCGGGGGCAGCAGCTTCCAACGCTCCCTCTCTATCCTAGCATTTTTGCTGCGCCGGGAGAGATAGACAAGCAGGTGGCCACGCTGGTAGAGAGGTCCGGC is drawn from Podospora pseudocomata strain CBS 415.72m chromosome 1 map unlocalized CBS415.72m_1, whole genome shotgun sequence and contains these coding sequences:
- a CDS encoding uncharacterized protein (EggNog:ENOG503NX5P; COG:I); translated protein: MVIHSLLRKAKQGLNDILPGEDKHSHTHEGYQCRESECAEFSENRHCSFAPRSRGNAKWYVDGATYFWAISMAIEEARESIYILDWWLSPELYLRRPPAQNEKYRLDRLLKAAAERGVRVYVLVYKEVEAALTREFIHTKNHLQGLHPNIKVFRYPDHHPAKNVVSGLQDLHTSLVSLDLKNFNLAKASQSAIEGLYGTADDVVLFWAHHEKLCLVDGRVAFMGGLDMCFGRYDTNSHPIADAHPGNLDNIIFPGQDFNNARVYDFEEVNKWENNKRKWNQHLPCSWLILTILVDRTKASRMGWADVAISLSGPIVDSLATHFCERWNYIFDKKYSGRTNLKVHRLTAPGVQKHSDYGAHALMDQGEELLGGVQSKITSKLGKFWGGGGEEAGVSQVQAPPHPPVCNANEHGIANIQLARSVSKWSLGVRTEHSIANAYIDAITNAKHFVYIENQFFITATSNKQRPVRNKIGKAIVDRVLRAHINNEDFQIIIMMPAVPAFAGDLKSEGALGTRAIMEFQYNSINRGGSSIIETLRREGVHDPYRYINWYNLRNYDRINRSQIMTRAERESGVSYEAAHRDFEDRYNSSNSGGNNSYYRRYQATATSLTDQSWDTVSPCYMESGLSILGVPWTGSPEDELDAFVSEQLYIHTKVLIADDQLVVCGSANLNDRSQLGDHDSEIAVIIEDPTPIRTYMNGRPYTASQFATSLRRFLYRKHLGLVPHQHPDRPDINWTPVTHDAVNHYDWDSPSDRLVADPLSPDFINLWRGTARRNTEIFSRAFHPVPNDKVRTWEDYDNFFSKHFVIPGEPAEQAEEGYKNGKVDYGHVVRENFPGGVGELKMWLSGIRGNLVEMPLNFLIDVPDIAEDGLALNSLTDELYT